A genomic window from Colletotrichum destructivum chromosome 7, complete sequence includes:
- a CDS encoding Putative carbon-nitrogen hydrolase, NAD(+) synthetase, rossmann-like alpha/beta/alpha sandwich — translation MSFVTVAAATLPSVPLDFKGNRDRILESIRIAKEQGATLRTGPELEIPGYGCLDHHLEGDTFLHSWEVLADIIADPVCKDMLIDLGMGCRHRNVRYNCRVLCTYKHIYLIRPKQSLANDGLYREARHFSAWTKLREIETYYLEAVAAKVTGQKTVPIGDLILSTLDTAVSCETCEEMFSPLNPSTFLGLNGAEIILNSSASHAELRKLKTRLDLISNSTRKLGGIYVYANATGVDGEARMLFDGSSMVLANGKVLAQSSQFSLKPVEVIIATVSVEEVRSYRSSISRNFQAAAQPDFPRVECDLRLTRPADEVYLSDHLRIAKEVDLKILDPMEEIAMAQAVFLWQYLCRTNSPGYFLALSGGLDSSTVALFVYSMAKLVLQSIDAGEMSTLDDLRRVTGDKTFMPETPQEIVSRLLHTCYMGTVNSGDDTRSRASRLAAELGAYHSDISIDEAVQAHEAIIEKTLNFKPRYGVEGGSPAENLARQNIQARNRLVVQYELAQLSTTARQLPRAGAALLVLGSGNVDENLRGYYTKYDASSADIAPLGSISKTDAKSFQAWAKDQWDLPIMTEFLEATPSAELLPLSAGVQDDEADTEMGLTYSELSEFGILRKVHKLGPWSTYLQLLGDWKERPGYGPRQIAERVKRFFRFYSINRHKAVILTPSPHLSAYNPDDNRHDLRPFLYVVTWPWQFGKIDSHAQELERKIADRDRPAESQYNAVD, via the exons ATGTCcttcgtcaccgtcgccgcggcgacCTTGCCTAGCGTCCCTCTTGACTTCAAGGGAAACCGCGACAGGATCCTGGAGTCCATTCGGATCGCCAAGGAACAGGGCGCAACCCTCAGGACCGGCCCGGAGCTGGAGATTCCCGGCTATGGCTGTCTCGACCATCATCTTGAAG GAGATACCTTCCTCCACAGCTGGGAGGTGCTCGCCGATATCATCGCCGATCCTGTATGCAAGGACATGCTTATTGACCTGGGCATGGGCTGCCGTCATCGCAATGTCCGCTACAACTGTCGCGTTCTCTGCACCTACAAGCACATCTACCTTATCAGACCAAAG CAAAGCCTTGCCAACGACGGCCTATACCGCGAAGCTCGTCATTTCTCGGCGTGGACGAAACTCCGAGAGATAGAGACGTACTACCTGGAGGCTGTAGCTGCCAAGGTCACAGGCCAGAAGACAGTTCCCATCGGCGACCTGATCCTCAGCACTCTCGACACTGCCGTGAGCTGTGAGACCTGCGAAGAGATGTTTTCGCCCTTGAACCCGTCGACGTTCCTCGGGCTCAACGGGGCCGAGATCATCCTCAACAGCAGCGCCAGCCACGCCGAGCTGCGGAAGCTGAAGACCCGTCTTGATCTCATATCGAATTCCACTCGAAAACTGGGCGGTATCTACGTGTATGCCAATGCGACTGGGGTCGATGGCGAGGCGCGTATGCTG TTCGACGGTTCAAGCATGGTGCTTGCCAACGGAAAGGTATTGGCTCAGTCCTCCCAGTTCTCATTGAAACCGGTAGAGGTCATCATTGCTACGGTCTCGGTCGAGGAAGTCCGGAGCTACCGCTCGAGTATCTCACGGAATTTCCAAGCCGCAGCCCAGCCCGATTTCCCCAGAGTCGAATGCGATCTTCGTTTGACAAGACCTGCAGACGAGGTGTACTTGTCGGACCATCTACGCATTGCCAAAGAGGTCGACCTCAAGATTCTTGATCCCATGGAAGAGATCGCCATGGCCCAGGCAGTCTTCCTCTGGCAGTACCTTTGCCGTACAAACTCCCCTGGGTACTTCCTTGCCCTGAGTGGCGGCTTGGACTCTTCAACAGTCGCGCTCTTCGTCTACAGCATGGCCAAGCTTGTGCTCCAGTCCATTGATGCCGGGGAGATGTCAACTCTGGATGATCTTAGACGCGTCACCGGTGACAAGACGTTCATGCCCGAGACGCCACAGGAGATTGTCTCTAGGTTGCTCCATACATGTTACATGGGCACGGTCAACAGCGGAGATGACACGAGATCAAGAGCCTCTCGGCTCGCGGCAGAGCTTGGTGCCTATCACTCTGATATTTCGATTGATGAGGCGGTGCAAGCTcacgaggccatcatcgagaagaCGCTTAACTTCAAGCCCAGATACGGGGTTGAAGGTGGCAGTCCAGCAGAGAAC CTTGCGCGTCAGAACATCCAAGCAAGAAACCGTCTAGTCGTTCAGTACGAGCTAGCTCAACTTTCGACAACAGCGAGACAGCTCCCGCGAGCGGGGGCGGCACTTCTGGTGTTGGGCAGTGGAAATGTTGATGAGAATCTCCGCGGCTACTACACAAAGTA CGACGCATCGTCAGCGGACATTGCCCCTCTTGGGAGCATCTCAAAGACCGACGCCAAGAGCTTCCAGGCCTGGGCCAAAGACCAATGGGACCTGCCTATCATGACCGAGTTCCTTgaggcgacgccgtcggcggagCTTCTTCCGCTATCCGCCGGAGTGCAAGACGATGAAGCAGATACGGAGATGGGCCTGACGTACAG CGAACTATCGGAATTCGGTATCCTGAGAAAGGTACACAAGCTGGGCCCGTGGTCGACCTACCTCCAGCTCCTAGGAGACTGGAAAGAGAGACCAGGCTACGGCCCGCGGCAGATCGCCGAGCGGGTCAAGAGGTTCTTCCGTTTTTACTCCATCAACCGCCACAAGGCCGTCATTCTCACCCCTTCGCCGCATTTATCGGCGTACAACCCGGACGACAACCGCCACGATCTCCGGCCGTTCTTGTACGTCGTCACGTGGCCATGGCAATTCGGCAAGATTGACTCGCACGcgcaggagctcgagaggaAGATCGCGGACAGGGATAGGCCAGCAGAGTCTCAGTACAACGCGGTCGACTAG
- a CDS encoding Putative kelch-type beta propeller → MAEIAAGALVAEQIVSTGVEAGAAVAVARPTQPLKASLSQVATTQSPAFDVSALARSHHSVTVVNHKACIFGGETAEGQLSSTDFHVLSLPAMTKGEPVAAYACYPAFAMQDAETGKTYVPSPRSRHAAAARGQFVIIQGGADASGKPIEETCLWLWDLESLKWTKMEGASQIGKTLTPRFDHHIFVDEAQDFLVLHGGRTSKGQEASTETWMYNFDSLAWTELPPSPQAPLAAALVDNVLYTIGADSSMSGAIHYLDLKSNAEDREKPSALEWKTVNFPTNPLTPGPRPREGGALVPVNTGVGRHYLLYAFGENSTSAEKDFYSDIWALQLPTHGFSAAAVKDAIREKLPRIDSGEFSWAEVELVATEEVKTEGKAHPGPRGFFGADAADAKSLIFWGGVSALGKEGDGWLLQVQ, encoded by the exons ATGGCAGAAATCGCAGCGGGCGCTCTCGTTGCCGAGCAAATTGTCTCGACCGGTGTTGAGGCAGGAGCCGCTGTCGCCGTGGCACGACCCACTCAACCACTGAAGGCGTCTCTATCTCAAGTCGCCACCACCCAGTCACCCGCGTTTGACGTCTC CGCTCTCGCACGATCACACCACTCAGTTACTGTCGTCAACCACAAGGCGTGTATCTTtggcggcgagacggccgaAGGCCAGCTGAGCTCTACCGATTTCCACGTCCTCTCTTTGCCTGCCATGACCAAGGGTGAGCCCGTTGCGGCATATGCCTGCTATCCCGCGTTCGCGATGCAGGATGCCGAGACCGGCAAGACTTATGTGCCGTCTCCGCGCTCAAGacacgctgctgctgcccgcgGCCAATTCGTCATTATCCAAGGCGGCGCTGATGCCAGCGGCAAGCCCATCGAAGAGACGTGTCTCTGGCTGTGGGACTTGGAGAGCTTGAAGTGGACTAAGATGGAAGGAGCTAGTCAGATCGGAAAGACCCTCACACCCCGGTTCGACCACCACATctttgtcgacgaggcccaggacTTCCTTGTACTGCACGGCGGCCGCACTTCCAAAGGACAAGAGGCATCTACTGAGACTTGGATGTACAACTTCGATTCCCTGGCATGGACggagctgccgccctcgccccaGGCcccccttgccgccgccctcgtcgacaacgtTCTCTATACCATTGGAGCCGATTCTAGCATGAGCGGCGCTATCCATTACCTCGACCTCAAGTCTAACGCTGAGGACCGCGAGAAGCCCAGTGCCCTGGAGTGGAAGACAGTCAACTTCCCCACAAACCCCCTGACTCCCGGCCCTCGCCCCCGTGAGGGCGGTGCCCTTGTCCCCGTCAACACCGGCGTCGGCAGACACTACCTCCTCTACGCGTTCGGTGAGAACAGCACttccgccgagaaggacTTTTACAGCGACATATGGGCCCTGCAGCTACCGACCCACGGCTTCAGTGCGGCCGCCGTGAAGGATGCCATCCGCGAAAAGCTCCCCCGTATTGACTCTGGCGAGTTCAGCTGGGCCGAGGTAGAGCTTGTCGCGACTGAGGAGGTGAAGACAGAGGGCAAGGCCCATCCTGGTCCGCGAGGCTTCTTTGGCGCAGATGCCGCTGATGCGAAGAGCCTGATCTTCTGGGGCGGTGTCAGCGCACTTGGCAAAGAGGGCGATGGTTGGCTTCTGCAGGTTCAGTAG
- a CDS encoding Putative nucleotide-diphospho-sugar transferase, whose product MALHFLRSRWSYSKVPGDDVASPGLPSAKTRPSLSEVIYSKRFRWVASAIVGLLFLTLVFRNSDQISAIRSSSSATSSHQDHGESSQIKSPPGQHDVDWSRFAYVQYVTDSHYLCNSVMFFERLDHVQSKADRVLMYPSTMVDPQATEGGRPDADLVLRARDVYGVKLVPITVQHRQSADPTWADSFTKLLAFNQTQYERVLSIDSDSTLLQNVDELFLLPPTPVAMPRAYWLYPEKEILSSQIMLVTPSADEFARIKAKIDGAGENDYDMEIVNTLYRDSALVLPHRPYDLLTRTIAGDHIKEYLGNDHEAFDPVAVYNEAKLLHFSDWPVHKPWLYSPPELMQAHQPKCVVKDDVEDCTARDLWLGFYTDFRARRKRVCEDPAALRPRSAGRRS is encoded by the exons ATGGCTCTTCACTTCCTTCGCTCGCGGTGGTCCTACTCCAAGGTCCCCGGGGACGACGTCGCCAGCCCTGGCCTCCCTTCGGCAAAGACTCGGCCGAGTCTGTCCGAGGTCATCTACTCAAAGCGCTTCCGTTGGGTGGCGTCGGCCATTGTCGGCCTGCTTTTCCTGACCTTGGTCTTTCGCAATTCTGACCAGATCTCGGCCATACGGTCGTCTTCGTCCGCCACGTCGTCCCACCAAGACCATGGGGAGTCATCCCAGATCAAGTCTCCGCCTGGACAGCACGATGTCGACTGGTCTCGGTTCGCGTACGTGCAGTACGTCACCGACTCGCATTATCTATGCAACTCCGTCATGTTCTTCGAAAGGCTGGATCATGTGCAGAGCAAAGCAGACCGCGTCCTGATGTACCCGTCTACAATGGTTGACCCCCAAGCAACAGAGGGGGGCAGACCCGACGCAGATCTTGTGCTCCGCGCGAGGGACGTTTATGGCGTCAAATTGGTACCTATTACTGTCCAACATAGGCAAAGCGCAGATC CAACGTGGGCGGATTCCTTCACCAAGCTGCTTGCTTTCAATCAGACTCAGTATGAACGCGTTCTATCGATTGATTCGGACTCTACCCTTTTGCAAAACGTCGACGAGCTTTTCCTTTTGCCGCCAACCCCGGTGGCCATGCCCCGGGCCTACTGGCTTTAcccggagaaggagatccTCTCTTCCCAGATCATGCTTGTAACACCCAGTGCCGATGAGTTTGCTCGCATCAAGGCAAAGATCGACGGCGCTGGAGAGAATGACTACGACATGGAGATCGTCAACACCTTGTACAGAGACAGCGCCCTGGTGCTCCCTCATCGGCCTTACGACCTTCTCACGCGTACCATAGCCGGCGACCACATCAAGGAATATCTCGGAAACGACCACGAGGCTTTCGATCCGGTTGCCGTCTACAACGAGGCGAAGCTGCTCCACTTCTCCGACTGGCCGGTGCACAAGCCATGGTTGTACTCCCCGCCGGAGCTCATGCAGGCGCATCAGCCGAAATGCGTCGTCAAAGACGATGTCGAAGACTGCACCGCGAGGGACCTTTGGTTAGGATTCTACACGGACTTTCGAGCCCGTCGAAAG CGAGTTTGTGAAGACCCCGCCGCTCTGAGGCCGAGGAGTGCTGGACGACGTTCGTAG
- a CDS encoding Putative aspartic peptidase domain superfamily, Peptidase family A1 domain-containing protein, with translation MATYCQRFFFLTVTLCLFNSFSSFVRAQSPAPFEATWSSSTFGPDGPWQAVEVIVGEDSKVALFPGHTFQSLIIATDYCKLNSSDGCYASKAGTYNPAQALQDGTGSASGILYRPPLYEWMAGMDVRGQLPTSWVDSMVLKSASTAGPIHRVENVSLTLVQNQMIAYPGGTWYPAFAGCLGVGAANTINQSFTTPSYLINASLVPGTLWTKNKITSNSFSMHIGSVASRMAGSLWFGGFDKNRLVGDVLVADEDFVRSPVTLKDISIDVIQGASPFNFTTQDGLLAMGNSSIGNGLRVAVDGCAPYLTLPKSTCDNIASHLPVNYDADLGLYLWDTESPKYSQIVTSASTLSFTFLSESNTKTTTIRVPFFHLNLTLSEPLVGSPTPYFPCFTGGPGTYNLGRAFLQDAFIGANWGQSKWWLGQAPGPNIQLFPSVVDIAEEDSVISGGNNDWEESWKGVWKALTVDQANGTTPVEPPVQTTTGSPSGVSSDETQATPGLSTAAKAGIGAGAAALVLVAIGTAILYWRRRRRSQQREGSVRHSVPPQYQDISGRFHSQVLSEPYKAPVEIYGSFPVQIQEVPAGNERARTNETFNARVELP, from the coding sequence ATGGCAACCTATTGCCAACGCTTCTTTTTTCTTACTGTTACCCTCTGCCTCTTTAATTCTTTCAGCAGCTTTGTTCGAGCGCAGAGTCCGGCACCCTTTGAGGCAACATGGTCTTCCTCGACATTCGGTCCCGATGGTCCGTGGCAGGCAGTTGAGGTCATCGTCGGAGAAGACTCCAAGGTTGCCCTGTTTCCCGGTCACACATTCCAGTCGTTGATCATCGCCACCGACTACTGCAAACTCAACAGTTCCGATGGGTGCTACGCCTCCAAAGCCGGGACCTACAACCCGGCGCAGGCCCTCCAGGATGGTACCGGCTCCGCGTCCGGCATACTGTATCGGCCGCCGCTGTACGAGTGGATGGCCGGAATGGACGTCCGCGGACAGCTGCCCACATCCTGGGTAGACTCGATGGTTCTCAAATCCGCCTCCACGGCTGGACCGATCCATCGCGTGGAAAACGTCAGTCTCACGCTCGTCCAGAACCAAATGATCGCCTATCCCGGCGGGACGTGGTATCCGGCCTTTGCTGGATGCCTAGGTGTCGGAGCTGCAAACACCATCAACCAATCCTTCACGACGCCATCATACCTGATCAACGCTAGTCTCGTCCCGGGCACATTATGGACCAAGAATAAAATAACATCCAACTCGTTCAGCATGCATATCGGCTCGGTGGCTTCGCGCATGGCTGGGTCACTGTGGTTTGGCGGATTCGACAAGAACCgactcgtcggcgacgttcTGGTGGCAGATGAGGACTTTGTCAGAAGCCCCGTCACTCTCAAAGACATCAGCATCGATGTAATCCAAGGAGCATCGCCGTTCAACTTCACGACCCAAGATGGCCTGTTAGCCATGGGAAACAGCTCTATCGGCAACGGCTTGCGCGTGGCTGTCGATGGCTGCGCCCCCTACCTCACTCTTCCGAAGTCAACTTGCGATAACATCGCCTCTCATCTCCCCGTCAACTATGACGCCGATCTTGGTCTGTACCTCTGGGACACCGAGTCTCCCAAGTACAGCCAAATAGTCACATCCGCATCGACCTTGTCTTTCACATTCCTCTCCGAGTCCAATACCAAAACGACGACGATCCGGGTGCCTTTCTTCCATCTGAATCTGACGCTTTCCGAACCCCTCGTGGGCTCTCCAACGCCATACTTTCCGTGTTTCACCGGTGGACCTGGCACATACAATTTGGGAAGGGCTTTTCTCCAGGACGCATTCATCGGGGCCAACTGGGGCCAGTCGAAATGGTGGCTTGGCCAGGCCCCAGGGCCAAATATTCAGCTATTCCCTAGTGTCGTCGATATTGCTGAAGAAGACTCGGTCATCAGTGGTGGCAATAACGACTGGGAAGAGTCGTGGAAGGGGGTTTGGAAAGCTCTCACGGTAGACCAGGCCAATGGCACAACGCCAGTGGAACCTCCAGTTCAGACGACAACTGGTAGTCCTAGCGGAGTGTCTAGCGACGAAACTCAAGCGACACCTGGACTATCCACTGCGGCCAAAGCAGGCAtcggtgctggtgcagcggcTCTGGTGCTGGTGGCCATCGGAACAGCTATCCTCtattggcggcggcggcggcgatcaCAGCAACGAGAGGGTTCGGTTCGACATAGTGTACCGCCACAATACCAGGACATCAGCGGACGCTTTCACTCTCAAGTGCTTTCTGAGCCATACAAAGCCCCAGTGGAGATTTACGGCTCATTTCCTGTGCAGATACAAGAGGTTCCTGCCGGGAATGAGCGGGCCAGGACAAACGAGACTTTCAACGCACGAGTAGAGTTGCCGTAa